A section of the Marinoscillum sp. 108 genome encodes:
- a CDS encoding UDP-glucose/GDP-mannose dehydrogenase family protein: MKIAVVGTGYVGLVTGTCFAETGNHVTCVDIDEKKVQMLNNKQITIYEPGLEVLFERNIRQGRLEFTTDLKEGIKGAKIIFLALPTPPGEDGSADLKYVLKVAEDLGPILEEYTVIVDKSTVPVGTADKVHAAIAANAKVDFDVVSNPEFLREGVAVDDFMKPDRVVIGAESDKAKKVMEKLYGPFVRQGNPIIFMDVKSAELTKYAANSFLATKITFMNEIANLCELLGADVDMVRKGVGTDTRIGKRFLFAGIGYGGSCFPKDVQALAKSANQADYDFKILNSVMEVNQAQKERLIDPLKAYFNNDLSGKTIAIWGLAFKPYTDDIREAPALENISKLLSLGAKVKAYDPEAMENVKGVFGDKIYFAEDEYDALKDADALMIMTEWPVFRTPEFDKVEARLKNKVIFDGRNLYELGQMEELGFTYHSIGRKIING, encoded by the coding sequence ATGAAAATCGCTGTAGTCGGAACCGGATATGTAGGATTGGTTACGGGAACCTGTTTTGCTGAAACAGGAAACCATGTAACCTGCGTGGATATAGATGAGAAAAAAGTACAAATGCTTAATAATAAGCAGATCACCATCTATGAGCCCGGGCTGGAGGTGCTTTTCGAAAGAAACATTCGTCAGGGTAGGCTGGAGTTTACTACCGACCTCAAAGAAGGTATCAAAGGCGCGAAAATCATTTTCCTGGCTCTGCCCACACCTCCTGGTGAAGATGGATCTGCAGACCTGAAGTATGTCCTCAAGGTCGCTGAAGATTTGGGGCCGATACTGGAGGAATATACAGTGATCGTAGATAAGAGTACTGTGCCTGTTGGCACAGCGGATAAGGTACATGCTGCAATCGCGGCTAATGCCAAAGTTGACTTTGATGTGGTTTCTAACCCTGAGTTTCTGAGAGAAGGAGTAGCGGTAGATGATTTTATGAAACCAGACCGGGTGGTCATCGGAGCGGAGTCTGACAAAGCCAAGAAGGTGATGGAAAAACTCTACGGGCCTTTCGTGCGTCAGGGTAACCCTATCATTTTCATGGACGTGAAGTCTGCAGAGCTTACCAAATATGCAGCTAACTCCTTTCTGGCCACTAAAATCACCTTCATGAACGAGATCGCCAACCTGTGCGAGCTTCTGGGAGCGGATGTGGATATGGTCAGAAAAGGTGTGGGTACGGATACACGTATCGGCAAGCGTTTTCTTTTTGCGGGAATTGGATACGGTGGAAGCTGCTTTCCAAAAGACGTACAGGCACTAGCCAAATCGGCCAACCAGGCAGATTACGATTTCAAAATCCTCAACTCCGTGATGGAAGTGAATCAGGCACAAAAAGAAAGGCTCATCGATCCTTTGAAAGCTTATTTCAATAATGACCTGAGCGGAAAAACCATCGCCATCTGGGGACTGGCATTCAAACCATACACAGATGATATTCGTGAAGCACCAGCCCTTGAAAACATCTCGAAGCTTTTGAGTCTGGGAGCTAAAGTAAAGGCTTACGATCCTGAAGCAATGGAAAACGTAAAAGGGGTGTTTGGTGATAAAATCTATTTCGCTGAAGATGAATATGATGCCCTTAAGGATGCTGATGCGTTGATGATCATGACCGAATGGCCAGTATTCCGCACACCGGAGTTTGACAAGGTAGAAGCCCGATTGAAAAACAAAGTAATTTTTGATGGAAGAAACCTATATGAGCTCGGACAGATGGAAGAGCTTGGATTTACTTACCACAGCATTGGAAGAAAAATAATCAATGGTTAA
- a CDS encoding CAP domain-containing protein, whose amino-acid sequence MKRSANLILLIITVLLSGSSCRDKSEDPKPSHEELQAAILIGINHHRVSLGLTALKENDILDRIATEHSANMADGDIPLSHEGFVQRFEQASKETGASAIGENVGSNYANAAELVKAWLASDENRENIESDYTHVGIGIADDADGNRFFTQLLARI is encoded by the coding sequence ATGAAACGTTCTGCCAATCTGATTCTCCTGATAATCACCGTATTGCTTTCCGGTAGTTCATGCCGTGACAAGTCAGAGGACCCAAAGCCTTCACACGAGGAGCTGCAGGCGGCCATATTGATTGGCATCAATCATCACCGAGTGTCGCTGGGGCTGACCGCACTAAAAGAAAATGACATTCTGGACAGAATAGCTACGGAACACAGCGCCAACATGGCTGACGGTGACATTCCATTGAGCCATGAGGGATTTGTTCAGCGGTTTGAGCAAGCCAGTAAAGAAACCGGAGCCTCCGCCATAGGGGAGAATGTGGGAAGTAACTATGCGAATGCTGCTGAGCTGGTCAAAGCATGGCTCGCCAGCGATGAAAATCGTGAAAACATTGAATCAGATTATACCCACGTGGGAATAGGCATTGCCGATGATGCCGACGGCAATCGTTTCTTCACTCAATTGCTGGCCAGAATCTAA
- a CDS encoding tyrosine-type recombinase/integrase gives MIDTFLKYLRFEKRYSEHTLTAYRKDLTQLEIFLSEEFETSDFKEVQHAHLRNWMVNLMESGLEPKSVNRKMASVKAFYKFLLAREYVASNPTGRLKSLKVDKKLPSFVRESEMITLLDQIEFSRDFFGARDRLILELLYATGIRLTELINLSDPDVNLYQGSIKVLGKRNKERVIPMAEFIVKSIKEYQQLRNAEFGFCDYLFVTDSGNKLYPMMVYRIVKKYLDQVTTIAKRSPHVLRHTFATHLLNKGADLNAVKDLLGHTSLAATQVYTHNSMEKLKSVFDQAHPKA, from the coding sequence ATGATTGACACCTTCCTCAAATACTTACGATTCGAAAAGCGCTACAGCGAACACACGCTCACGGCGTACCGTAAGGATTTAACTCAGCTAGAGATTTTTTTAAGTGAAGAATTTGAAACTTCTGATTTCAAGGAGGTTCAGCATGCCCATCTGAGAAATTGGATGGTAAATCTGATGGAGTCTGGCCTTGAGCCAAAGTCTGTCAACCGCAAGATGGCCTCTGTGAAGGCTTTCTATAAATTCCTTCTTGCCAGAGAATATGTTGCCAGCAATCCAACAGGCCGCCTTAAGTCTTTAAAAGTAGACAAGAAGCTTCCTTCCTTCGTGAGGGAGAGTGAGATGATCACCCTCCTTGATCAAATTGAATTCTCCAGAGATTTTTTTGGCGCACGGGATAGACTCATTCTCGAACTGCTGTATGCTACTGGCATCCGTCTGACTGAGTTAATTAACCTTTCTGACCCGGACGTAAACCTCTACCAGGGCTCCATTAAAGTTTTAGGGAAAAGAAATAAGGAAAGAGTTATACCAATGGCTGAATTTATCGTTAAGTCCATAAAGGAATACCAACAATTGCGAAACGCTGAGTTTGGCTTCTGCGATTATTTGTTTGTAACGGATAGCGGTAATAAATTATACCCTATGATGGTGTATCGGATAGTGAAAAAATACCTTGATCAAGTCACAACCATTGCTAAAAGAAGTCCTCATGTTCTGAGGCACACCTTCGCCACGCATTTATTAAATAAAGGTGCAGATCTCAATGCGGTGAAAGACCTTTTGGGTCACACCAGCCTTGCGGCCACCCAAGTTTATACACATAATTCAATGGAGAAGCTGAAGTCAGTTTTTGACCAGGCTCATCCTAAAGCTTAA
- the galE gene encoding UDP-glucose 4-epimerase GalE → MVKQQILVTGGLGYIGSHSVVELHNAGYEPIIIDNLYNSTEAVLDALEEITGVRPVFRKVEMCDKDALRALFAEFPDLVGSIHFAAFLQVKESVEQPLKYYHNNLLSTTNLLELSLEFGVKNVVFSSSCTVYGNPESLPVKENESIKPAQSPYGNTKKIGEEILQDACAAHDLQAISLRYFNPIGAHPSSLIGEVQHDVPHHLVPYITETAAGKRPFVSVLGGDYDTRDGSCIRDYIHVMDIARAHVNALSRLLRKENESSYEVYNLGSGNGSSVIEMIKAFIDATGLDVPYQISDRRPGDVEAVYADISLAQEKLGWTPQFDLKEMLKSAWDWEVKQAKN, encoded by the coding sequence ATGGTTAAGCAACAAATCCTCGTCACCGGGGGTCTCGGATATATTGGCTCACATTCGGTAGTGGAACTCCACAATGCCGGATATGAGCCAATTATTATCGACAATCTTTATAACTCCACCGAAGCTGTTTTGGACGCTTTGGAAGAAATCACGGGTGTACGTCCGGTGTTCAGAAAAGTGGAAATGTGTGACAAGGACGCTCTTCGAGCGCTGTTTGCAGAGTTTCCTGATCTTGTTGGGAGTATTCATTTTGCGGCGTTTCTACAGGTGAAAGAATCTGTGGAGCAACCCCTCAAATATTATCACAATAACCTTCTTTCCACCACCAACCTGCTGGAGCTTTCTCTGGAGTTTGGAGTGAAGAATGTCGTGTTCTCTTCTTCGTGTACGGTATATGGTAATCCCGAAAGCCTGCCCGTAAAAGAAAACGAATCCATCAAACCGGCCCAATCTCCATACGGAAACACCAAAAAAATCGGCGAGGAAATCCTCCAGGATGCCTGTGCAGCGCACGATCTTCAGGCCATTTCCCTGAGATATTTCAATCCCATAGGTGCTCATCCTTCCTCCCTCATAGGTGAAGTACAACACGATGTTCCGCACCATTTGGTTCCTTATATCACAGAGACTGCCGCCGGTAAACGCCCATTTGTTTCGGTATTGGGTGGAGATTATGACACCAGAGACGGATCCTGCATTAGAGATTACATCCATGTGATGGACATAGCCAGGGCACACGTCAATGCACTGTCCCGGTTACTTCGCAAAGAAAACGAATCGAGCTATGAGGTCTACAATCTCGGATCAGGCAATGGCAGCTCGGTAATAGAAATGATCAAAGCCTTCATAGATGCCACAGGACTGGACGTGCCTTATCAAATAAGTGACCGCAGACCGGGTGATGTGGAGGCCGTATATGCCGATATTAGTCTGGCCCAGGAAAAATTAGGATGGACTCCCCAGTTTGATCTGAAAGAGATGCTGAAGAGTGCTTGGGATTGGGAAGTGAAGCAGGCTAAGAACTAA
- a CDS encoding DUF547 domain-containing protein — translation MSHQIFDELLKRYVTDEGLVDYRGFITDSVQLTEYIDLLSNNAPNDSNWSEDDQIAYWINLYNAATIDLVLQYYPVESIKDIGSSIQVPFVNTPWDIQFIEIAGERYDLNNIEHNILRKKWAEPRIHFAINCASLSCPKLRREAYEGALLQRQLDEQAREFVNDHFRNDITTTGASLSKLFDWFGGDFRKKMPVKAFINQYSDVKISEEVEISYKEYDWRLNDVN, via the coding sequence GTGAGTCATCAGATTTTTGACGAGCTGCTGAAGCGATATGTGACGGACGAAGGATTGGTTGACTATAGGGGTTTTATAACGGATAGTGTGCAACTGACGGAGTACATTGACCTACTTAGCAACAATGCGCCCAATGACTCCAACTGGTCGGAAGATGACCAAATCGCCTACTGGATCAACTTATACAATGCTGCCACCATTGATTTGGTGTTGCAGTACTACCCGGTAGAAAGCATCAAAGATATCGGCAGCAGTATTCAGGTGCCTTTTGTGAACACCCCATGGGATATCCAATTTATTGAGATTGCAGGTGAGAGGTATGATCTGAATAATATTGAGCATAACATCCTCAGAAAGAAATGGGCTGAGCCGCGAATTCATTTTGCCATCAATTGTGCCTCATTATCTTGTCCGAAATTAAGAAGGGAAGCATATGAAGGAGCGTTGCTACAACGTCAGCTTGATGAACAAGCCCGGGAGTTTGTCAATGATCACTTTAGAAATGACATTACGACAACTGGCGCCAGCCTCTCCAAATTATTTGATTGGTTCGGGGGAGACTTCAGGAAAAAAATGCCCGTTAAGGCTTTTATTAACCAATACTCGGACGTAAAAATCTCAGAGGAGGTAGAGATTTCTTACAAGGAATACGATTGGAGGCTCAATGATGTCAATTAG
- a CDS encoding glycine--tRNA ligase → MANSEEAATLKNIASHCKEYGFIYPSSEIYDGLAATYDYGPYGSELKNNIKEYWWKAMVRLNENIVGIDAAIFMHPTTWKASGHVDAFNDPLIDNKDSKKRYRADVLIEEQMAKLQAKIDKEVDKAAKRFGDAFDKDQFTATNPRVVGYAEQIAEIESRMKSSIESGDLEALKQLIVDLDIADPISGTRNWTDVRQFNLMFSTELGSVAGESGKIYLRPETAQGIFVNYLNVQKTSRLKPPFGIAQIGKAFRNEIIARQFIFRMREFEQMEMQFFIQPGTEMEWYEHWKAKRIAWHKALGLGDDNYRFHDHLNLAHYANAACDIEFNFPMGFKELEGIHSRTDFDLGAHEKFSGKKLKYFDTATNESYTPYVLETSIGLDRMFLAVMSASYVEEKLADGSERTVLKIPPVLAPVKVAVLPLLNKDGLPEKAEAIMRELKLDFNAQYDAKDAIGKRYRRQDAIGTPYCVTVDHQTLEDSTVTIRERDSMEQQRVSIEELIGTLEEKVSMKTLLKKL, encoded by the coding sequence ATGGCAAATTCTGAAGAAGCAGCAACGCTTAAAAATATAGCCTCACACTGCAAGGAATACGGTTTTATATACCCATCCAGTGAGATTTACGATGGTCTGGCAGCCACCTATGACTATGGCCCGTACGGCTCAGAGTTGAAAAACAACATCAAGGAATATTGGTGGAAAGCCATGGTGCGCCTCAATGAAAACATAGTGGGCATTGATGCCGCTATCTTCATGCACCCGACTACATGGAAAGCATCGGGTCACGTAGATGCTTTCAATGACCCCTTGATCGACAACAAAGATTCAAAAAAACGCTATCGTGCGGATGTGCTCATAGAGGAGCAAATGGCTAAGCTTCAGGCCAAAATCGATAAGGAAGTGGACAAGGCCGCCAAGCGATTTGGTGATGCTTTCGACAAAGATCAGTTCACAGCCACCAACCCCAGGGTGGTAGGCTACGCAGAGCAGATTGCCGAAATCGAAAGCCGAATGAAGTCTTCCATCGAATCGGGAGACCTGGAAGCGCTGAAACAACTCATCGTGGACCTGGACATTGCCGATCCCATTTCGGGCACCCGAAACTGGACAGACGTGCGTCAGTTCAACCTCATGTTTAGCACAGAGCTGGGATCAGTGGCGGGAGAATCCGGTAAAATCTACCTCCGACCTGAGACTGCCCAAGGTATTTTCGTGAATTACCTGAACGTACAAAAAACCAGCCGCCTCAAGCCTCCCTTTGGTATCGCTCAGATCGGAAAAGCCTTCAGAAATGAAATCATCGCCCGTCAGTTTATCTTCAGAATGCGGGAATTTGAGCAAATGGAAATGCAATTTTTCATTCAGCCTGGCACCGAAATGGAATGGTACGAGCACTGGAAAGCTAAAAGAATTGCCTGGCACAAAGCACTGGGACTGGGTGATGACAACTATCGCTTCCATGACCACCTGAACCTGGCCCATTATGCCAATGCCGCCTGTGACATAGAATTTAATTTCCCCATGGGATTCAAGGAGCTGGAGGGTATCCACTCCCGTACCGACTTTGACCTGGGTGCGCATGAAAAATTCTCCGGAAAGAAACTAAAGTATTTTGATACCGCTACCAACGAAAGCTACACACCCTATGTACTGGAAACATCCATAGGTCTTGACCGTATGTTTCTGGCCGTGATGTCCGCTTCCTATGTAGAAGAAAAACTCGCTGATGGCAGCGAACGCACCGTCCTCAAAATACCACCGGTACTGGCTCCTGTAAAAGTGGCCGTATTGCCTTTGCTCAATAAAGATGGGCTCCCAGAAAAAGCTGAAGCCATCATGCGCGAACTCAAGCTTGACTTCAACGCCCAGTATGATGCTAAGGATGCCATAGGTAAGCGATACAGAAGGCAGGATGCCATCGGTACCCCATATTGTGTGACTGTGGATCACCAGACTTTGGAAGACAGCACCGTCACCATTCGTGAAAGGGACAGCATGGAGCAGCAGCGAGTATCTATCGAAGAGTTGATCGGCACTTTGGAGGAGAAGGTCAGCATGAAAACACTGCTTAAAAAACTCTAA
- the rpsU gene encoding 30S ribosomal protein S21 → MIVVNVKENESIDKALKRFKKKFEKTGVLRELRERTFFTKPSVKRRHEVIKAEYIQHLRERENN, encoded by the coding sequence ATGATTGTAGTAAACGTAAAAGAAAACGAGTCAATCGACAAGGCGCTTAAAAGGTTCAAGAAGAAGTTTGAAAAAACAGGTGTTTTGAGAGAACTCAGAGAAAGAACTTTTTTCACTAAGCCTTCTGTAAAAAGAAGACACGAAGTGATCAAGGCTGAATACATTCAGCACCTGCGCGAGCGTGAAAATAACTAA
- the hpf gene encoding ribosome hibernation-promoting factor, HPF/YfiA family: protein MKLQMHSIHFDADEKLVNFIQHKADKLDTFYDRIIDGEVFLRVEQDDANENKLIEIKLNIPGSQLFAKEKSRSFEAAADEAIEALRRQLKKHKEKLIANHH from the coding sequence ATGAAACTACAAATGCATTCTATCCACTTCGACGCTGACGAAAAATTGGTCAACTTTATCCAGCACAAAGCTGATAAACTGGATACTTTCTATGATAGGATTATAGATGGGGAAGTGTTTCTAAGGGTAGAGCAAGATGATGCAAACGAAAATAAATTAATAGAGATCAAATTGAATATCCCTGGCAGTCAGCTGTTTGCCAAGGAGAAGTCCAGATCTTTCGAGGCAGCTGCGGACGAGGCGATAGAGGCCTTAAGAAGGCAGCTTAAAAAGCATAAGGAGAAGCTGATTGCCAATCATCATTAA
- a CDS encoding zinc-dependent peptidase, protein MISGIVIALGGLFGLGVYYLLFGKLLSEGTLARLRISASLSPAQKDRLSRHFKFYQLLPPKSKALFEYRVAKFIRMKEFVPRNMTHVTEEMQVLIAASAIQLTFGYPKVFLSYFRYVIVFPDQFFSNAGQRYHKGEVNPKAKAIVLSWKHFVEGYSKSDGVNLGLHEMAHALQLENIVMNDEYDFLDSEAIKHWQTLASAEITKMQHDTTSFFREYGASNHAEFFAVAVENFFERPVAFHDYHPALYLALARLLKQDPMLLSH, encoded by the coding sequence TTGATATCCGGGATCGTCATTGCCCTAGGGGGCTTGTTTGGATTGGGGGTTTACTACCTGCTATTCGGCAAGCTCCTGAGCGAGGGCACACTGGCCAGGCTGAGAATCTCTGCCAGCCTGAGTCCCGCACAAAAAGACAGGCTCAGCCGTCACTTCAAGTTTTATCAGCTCCTTCCACCCAAATCAAAGGCCCTTTTTGAATATCGGGTGGCCAAGTTCATTCGAATGAAGGAGTTTGTGCCCCGAAACATGACCCATGTGACCGAAGAGATGCAAGTGCTCATTGCTGCCTCTGCCATCCAGCTCACCTTTGGTTATCCTAAAGTGTTTCTGAGCTACTTCAGGTATGTGATCGTCTTCCCGGATCAGTTTTTTAGCAATGCCGGACAGCGCTATCACAAGGGAGAGGTGAATCCAAAAGCCAAAGCCATTGTGCTCTCCTGGAAGCATTTTGTGGAAGGGTATTCAAAATCTGATGGCGTCAACCTTGGTTTGCATGAAATGGCCCATGCGCTGCAGTTGGAGAACATCGTGATGAATGATGAGTATGACTTTCTGGACAGTGAGGCCATCAAACACTGGCAAACGCTGGCTTCAGCAGAGATCACCAAGATGCAGCATGATACCACCTCATTTTTTCGCGAATATGGAGCCTCCAATCATGCAGAGTTTTTTGCTGTGGCCGTAGAGAATTTCTTTGAACGACCGGTGGCATTTCACGATTACCACCCAGCCCTGTACCTTGCCTTGGCCCGGTTGTTAAAGCAGGATCCAATGTTACTAAGTCATTAG
- a CDS encoding deoxyguanosinetriphosphate triphosphohydrolase yields the protein MNWLQLLSPKRFGDKTEATISKDSRSRFEQDYDRLIFSHPFRKLQDKTQVFPLPEDDFVHTRLTHSLEVSSVGRSLGKAVGERLLEKHPELSERGFTFYDFGGIVAAASLAHDLGNPPFGHSGESAISSFFTDHPKGKAFQQQVDPAEWSDLISFEGNAQGFRILNDEENSALRLTFASLGAFTKYPRSSSAPKDKNRKSQKKYGFYKSDSKKFSELATEMRLTPIGEAAWCRHPLTFLVEAADDICYNIIDLEDGCRLGLVPYETTRDLMAAIIGEKYQQEKLERSRNVNQKIGLLRALAISQLIGECVDLFLEKEEDIRSGAFDGALTEHIPSAEALQAITTLSIEKIYRSKQVLEREAGGFEVIGKLMEAFCMATYHKFFDKENYTPRMKSIFRLLPDSFQDKLEQEPITIYDSLLIVMDFISSLTDSHAIKLYKTIYGFSLPVSKA from the coding sequence ATGAACTGGCTACAACTACTCTCTCCCAAAAGATTCGGTGACAAAACCGAAGCAACGATTTCAAAAGACAGCAGAAGCCGGTTTGAGCAGGATTATGATCGGCTCATCTTCTCTCATCCCTTCAGGAAACTTCAGGACAAAACTCAGGTGTTTCCCCTACCGGAAGATGATTTTGTACACACACGGCTCACACATAGCCTGGAGGTAAGCAGCGTAGGGAGATCTTTGGGTAAAGCGGTCGGCGAACGCCTCCTGGAAAAACATCCGGAGCTCTCTGAAAGGGGCTTCACTTTCTACGACTTTGGGGGCATAGTGGCGGCAGCCAGCCTGGCCCACGATCTGGGCAATCCACCTTTTGGGCACTCGGGAGAATCGGCCATTTCTTCGTTCTTCACAGATCATCCAAAGGGTAAAGCATTCCAGCAGCAAGTGGATCCGGCAGAATGGTCAGACCTCATCAGCTTTGAGGGCAACGCACAGGGGTTCAGAATCCTCAATGACGAAGAAAACAGTGCACTCAGGCTCACTTTTGCTTCCCTGGGGGCGTTCACCAAATACCCCAGATCCTCCTCTGCTCCCAAAGACAAAAATCGAAAGAGTCAGAAGAAATATGGTTTCTACAAAAGTGACAGCAAAAAATTCTCCGAACTGGCCACAGAGATGAGGCTCACGCCGATTGGCGAAGCGGCCTGGTGCCGGCATCCACTTACCTTTTTGGTAGAAGCTGCTGACGACATCTGTTATAACATCATAGATTTAGAAGATGGCTGTCGCCTCGGGCTGGTCCCATATGAAACCACACGGGACCTGATGGCCGCCATCATCGGCGAAAAATACCAGCAAGAAAAACTGGAACGCTCGCGCAATGTTAACCAGAAAATTGGTTTGCTCCGGGCATTGGCCATCTCGCAGCTCATTGGTGAATGTGTGGACCTGTTTCTGGAAAAAGAAGAAGACATCCGCTCTGGTGCTTTTGACGGTGCGCTCACTGAGCACATACCGTCGGCGGAGGCTCTGCAGGCCATTACTACCCTTTCGATAGAAAAAATATACCGGTCCAAACAAGTTCTGGAACGCGAAGCAGGAGGTTTTGAAGTCATCGGCAAGCTGATGGAAGCCTTTTGCATGGCGACTTATCACAAGTTTTTTGACAAGGAAAATTATACGCCCCGAATGAAATCCATTTTCAGACTACTCCCGGATTCTTTTCAGGATAAACTGGAGCAAGAGCCAATTACCATTTACGATTCACTGCTCATTGTCATGGATTTTATTTCCAGTCTTACGGATTCACACGCCATTAAATTATACAAAACCATTTACGGTTTTTCACTTCCGGTTTCCAAAGCATAA
- a CDS encoding type II toxin-antitoxin system HicB family antitoxin, producing the protein MTEIIFIVEESAEGGFEAKALGESIFTDGETIDELKQNIREAIQCHHETNAPKIVRYLSQK; encoded by the coding sequence ATGACGGAGATTATTTTTATTGTTGAAGAATCTGCGGAAGGGGGTTTTGAAGCCAAAGCCCTTGGAGAATCTATTTTTACAGACGGAGAAACCATTGATGAGCTCAAACAGAATATAAGGGAAGCTATTCAATGTCACCATGAAACAAACGCTCCAAAAATCGTCCGCTATTTAAGTCAAAAGTAA
- a CDS encoding acyl-CoA dehydrogenase family protein produces the protein MQLLTDDPRIKQEEENRAMISEMIRDFGAKEIEPFKMEWDESQEFPRALFHKLGKLGLMGVFIPHEYGGSGFGYHEYVTAIIELSKIDGSIGLSMAAHNSLCTGHIYQHANESQKQKYLPLLASGEWLGAWGLTEPNTGSDAGNMKTVAKKEGDEWVLNGAKNFITHGISSDVAVVIARTGEAGASRNASAFIVERGTPGFSGGRKENKLGMRCSETAEMIFDNCRIPAANLIGEVGDGFVQSLKVLDGGRISIAALSCGIAEGALDVAVKYSKEREQFGKPISSFQGISFKIAEMATKLEAAKLLTHQAADLKNQGKSVTKAGAMAKLYASEISVELANEAVQIFGGYGYTKDYPAEKYYRDAKLCTIGEGTSEIQKLVISREVLR, from the coding sequence ATGCAACTATTAACAGACGATCCTCGGATAAAACAGGAAGAGGAAAACAGGGCAATGATCTCGGAGATGATCCGGGATTTTGGCGCTAAAGAAATAGAACCCTTCAAGATGGAGTGGGACGAATCCCAGGAGTTTCCCAGAGCGTTGTTTCACAAACTTGGAAAACTTGGCCTGATGGGCGTATTCATACCCCACGAATACGGAGGGTCAGGCTTCGGCTATCATGAATATGTTACCGCTATTATAGAGCTATCAAAAATTGATGGTTCCATTGGGTTGTCAATGGCTGCACATAACAGCTTATGCACCGGACATATCTATCAGCACGCCAATGAATCACAAAAACAAAAATACCTTCCACTGCTGGCTTCAGGAGAGTGGTTAGGGGCATGGGGCCTCACGGAACCCAATACCGGCTCAGATGCAGGCAACATGAAGACCGTAGCTAAGAAGGAGGGAGACGAGTGGGTCTTGAATGGAGCAAAGAACTTTATCACCCATGGCATCTCCAGTGATGTGGCAGTGGTCATAGCCCGGACAGGTGAGGCAGGTGCTTCACGCAATGCTTCTGCATTTATCGTGGAGCGGGGCACTCCCGGGTTTTCTGGTGGTCGCAAGGAAAACAAATTGGGAATGAGGTGCTCAGAGACTGCTGAGATGATTTTTGATAATTGCCGTATTCCTGCTGCTAATCTGATCGGTGAAGTGGGCGATGGTTTTGTGCAGTCCCTCAAGGTGCTGGATGGTGGACGAATTTCTATCGCTGCATTGAGTTGTGGGATCGCTGAGGGAGCACTGGATGTGGCGGTGAAGTACTCCAAGGAGCGTGAGCAGTTTGGAAAGCCCATCAGTAGTTTTCAGGGTATTTCCTTCAAAATAGCGGAGATGGCTACCAAGCTGGAGGCAGCCAAGTTATTAACCCACCAGGCTGCGGATCTCAAAAATCAGGGTAAATCAGTCACCAAAGCTGGCGCAATGGCTAAGTTGTATGCATCGGAGATTTCGGTGGAGCTGGCCAATGAAGCTGTGCAGATTTTTGGAGGCTATGGTTACACCAAGGACTACCCGGCAGAGAAGTATTATCGGGATGCCAAGCTTTGTACCATTGGAGAAGGCACCTCGGAGATACAAAAATTGGTGATTTCCAGAGAAGTATTGAGATAA